One window from the genome of Lentisphaera araneosa HTCC2155 encodes:
- a CDS encoding transposase, with protein MKNTLQNDLFCLALMGIIPYLPIVNKSSNVQQGMYRKEAIIYDPQKDTYLCPHKSTLKKIRTTSQRGRLFNQYANKNACDTCSIKHRCTTAKKRILSRWEHQQYQERATPRILENKVMMATRKGTVEHPYGTIKTQFLTNGFLVLGKEMVLAECSLAHFAYNLKRVLKIIKFDDLMQALDEKVGTYCK; from the coding sequence GTGAAAAACACACTACAGAATGATTTATTCTGTTTAGCGCTTATGGGGATTATCCCCTACTTACCAATAGTTAATAAGTCATCAAATGTACAACAAGGAATGTATCGAAAAGAAGCCATTATTTATGATCCACAAAAAGATACTTATCTGTGCCCCCATAAAAGTACTTTAAAGAAAATTAGAACTACCTCTCAAAGGGGCCGATTATTTAATCAATATGCTAACAAAAATGCATGCGATACTTGTTCTATAAAGCACCGTTGTACGACAGCAAAAAAACGCATTTTATCACGTTGGGAGCATCAGCAATATCAAGAACGAGCAACACCAAGGATTCTCGAAAACAAAGTGATGATGGCTACACGTAAAGGAACAGTTGAGCACCCATATGGGACAATTAAAACTCAGTTTCTTACCAATGGTTTTTTAGTTCTCGGTAAGGAAATGGTCCTGGCTGAATGCTCACTTGCACATTTCGCTTATAATTTAAAACGAGTTTTAAAGATTATAAAATTTGATGATTTAATGCAAGCCCTTGACGAAAAGGTGGGTACATATTGCAAATGA
- a CDS encoding DUF1670 domain-containing protein has protein sequence MKTHISANEATYGPQQYKTFAGALTAFFSEECPQLGGMRTRQVLSSTIISMVNKFYPETSHLKQGQTPWVTTDKNATKSYGKKINQTPLVSVILDLVRAEDIQERKDGKKLRDIKKEAVARVLKQSYKQGGCMTSVELAILLKISPPTVGKYIKEWELEHNEVLPRRGSIHDMGPTLTHKKIIIEKLFIKKLSVQQVSRETYHSFQAIQRYISKFKQVLICYKKGMNINEIAKVIGNTSRLIKEYEAIILEYKDRGFVLEQIINTDAKVDSQYETIVNDLNSQKN, from the coding sequence ATGAAGACGCATATTTCAGCGAATGAAGCAACTTACGGACCACAACAATATAAAACTTTTGCTGGAGCTTTAACAGCTTTTTTCTCAGAGGAGTGTCCGCAACTGGGAGGAATGAGGACTCGGCAAGTTTTGAGCTCAACTATTATCTCTATGGTCAATAAATTCTATCCCGAAACTTCTCATTTAAAACAGGGTCAGACGCCATGGGTGACCACTGACAAAAATGCGACTAAATCATACGGAAAAAAGATCAATCAAACACCTTTAGTGAGTGTTATCCTAGATTTAGTACGAGCAGAAGATATTCAAGAGCGCAAAGACGGTAAGAAGCTCAGAGACATAAAAAAGGAAGCTGTTGCAAGGGTGCTCAAACAAAGTTATAAGCAAGGTGGCTGTATGACCTCGGTTGAATTAGCCATTCTTTTAAAGATCTCTCCACCAACTGTGGGTAAGTATATTAAAGAATGGGAACTGGAACACAATGAGGTCTTACCTCGAAGAGGTTCAATACATGATATGGGGCCAACTCTCACGCACAAAAAAATTATAATTGAAAAACTTTTCATAAAGAAACTCAGCGTTCAACAAGTAAGTCGTGAGACTTATCATTCATTCCAGGCTATCCAGCGTTATATCAGCAAATTTAAACAGGTTCTTATCTGTTATAAGAAGGGCATGAATATCAATGAGATCGCCAAAGTTATTGGAAATACATCCCGGTTAATCAAAGAATATGAAGCTATCATCTTGGAGTACAAAGACCGAGGGTTTGTTTTAGAGCAAATCATCAATACGGACGCAAAGGTGGACTCACAATACGAAACCATCGTCAATGACTTGAACTCTCAGAAAAACTAA